In one window of Ferriphaselus amnicola DNA:
- the gatC gene encoding Asp-tRNA(Asn)/Glu-tRNA(Gln) amidotransferase subunit GatC has protein sequence MSLTTDDVKKVARLARLAISDSEVQAAQVQLNGIFELIAEMQAVDTTGIEPMSHAQDVTQRLREDNVTETNQRELFQSIAPQVEAGLYLVPQVIE, from the coding sequence ATGTCCCTGACCACTGACGATGTGAAAAAAGTCGCCCGGCTCGCTCGCCTAGCCATCTCCGATTCAGAAGTGCAGGCGGCACAGGTGCAACTCAATGGCATCTTTGAGTTGATCGCAGAAATGCAAGCCGTTGATACCACGGGAATCGAACCCATGTCGCACGCGCAGGATGTGACCCAGCGCTTGCGCGAAGACAACGTCACAGAAACCAATCAACGCGAACTATTCCAATCCATCGCGCCGCAAGTCGAAGCGGGGCTGTACCTCGTCCCACAGGTCATTGAGTAA
- the mreC gene encoding rod shape-determining protein MreC, with product MDNAQPVRFFKRGYPPFVRFAFFALLSLVLLVVDVRFRTLDTVRYGLSLLVQPVQRVLSLPFASLHDAREYFYTQSSLIRHSEELQRLHDNDRVQLMQLQAIEAENQQLRKLLEIKNHVEFRSQLAEIIYDEKDVFRRRIFLDKGTQADVQAGQVVMDDNGIVGQVTRVYPLMSEVTLVTDKDQAVPVEVLRNGLRTVLFGFGDINHLAVRYTPVSADIQENDLLMTSGIDGTYPPGLPVARVTKIERDATYPFARILCTPVAGVDQHRQLLILSGQAKLPPAPEPASDEPALGKRKVKKP from the coding sequence ATGGATAATGCGCAGCCAGTCAGATTCTTCAAGCGCGGCTACCCTCCGTTCGTCCGATTCGCCTTTTTCGCCCTGCTCTCCTTAGTGTTGCTGGTCGTGGACGTGCGTTTTCGCACGCTGGATACCGTCCGCTATGGCTTGTCGCTATTGGTGCAGCCAGTGCAGCGGGTACTCTCGTTGCCATTTGCCAGCCTGCACGACGCACGCGAGTATTTTTACACTCAGTCCAGCCTGATTCGCCACAGCGAGGAGTTGCAACGTCTGCATGACAATGATCGCGTGCAACTTATGCAACTACAGGCTATCGAGGCCGAGAATCAGCAGTTACGCAAGCTTCTGGAAATAAAGAACCACGTCGAGTTTCGCTCGCAATTGGCTGAGATCATCTACGACGAGAAAGATGTTTTCCGTCGTCGCATCTTCCTCGATAAGGGAACTCAGGCCGATGTCCAAGCAGGACAAGTGGTGATGGATGATAACGGCATCGTTGGTCAAGTCACCCGTGTCTATCCGCTCATGAGCGAGGTAACGTTGGTGACCGATAAGGATCAGGCGGTACCCGTAGAGGTATTACGCAATGGCCTGCGCACGGTACTGTTCGGCTTTGGCGACATCAATCATCTGGCGGTGCGTTACACGCCGGTCAGCGCGGATATACAAGAGAACGATCTGTTAATGACCTCCGGCATCGACGGCACATACCCGCCGGGATTGCCGGTGGCGCGTGTCACCAAGATTGAGCGTGATGCGACTTATCCCTTTGCGCGCATCCTTTGTACGCCCGTCGCAGGTGTCGATCAGCATCGACAGCTACTGATCCTGTCTGGGCAAGCCAAGTTGCCGCCCGCACCCGAGCCAGCGTCCGATGAACCTGCGCTCGGCAAGCGCAAGGTGAAAAAGCCATGA
- a CDS encoding rod shape-determining protein, protein MFGFLNGYFSNDLAIDLGTANTLIWARGQGIVLDEPSVVAIRQEGGPNGKKVIQQVGLAAKQMLGRTPGNITAIRPMKDGVIADFTVTEQMLKQFIRRVHKSSIFTPSPRIVICVPCGSTQVERRAIRESAYGAGARRVELIEEPMAAAIGADLPVEDATGSMVVDIGGGTTEVGVISLGGAVYSGSVRVGGDKFDEAIINYIRRNYGMLIGETTAEDIKKKIGSAFPGSEVREMEVKGRNLAEGVPRSFTISSNEILEALTDPLNSIVSAVKTALEQTPPELGADIASKGMVLTGGGALLRDIDRLLMEETGLPVLIADDPLTCVARGSGKALDRMDKFSSIFTTD, encoded by the coding sequence ATGTTTGGTTTTTTGAACGGCTATTTCTCCAACGATCTGGCGATCGACCTCGGCACCGCGAATACGCTCATTTGGGCGCGCGGGCAGGGCATCGTGCTGGACGAACCTTCGGTGGTGGCGATTCGTCAGGAAGGCGGCCCCAACGGCAAGAAAGTCATTCAGCAGGTAGGCCTTGCCGCCAAGCAGATGTTGGGCCGTACACCGGGCAACATCACCGCTATCCGCCCAATGAAAGACGGCGTGATCGCCGACTTCACCGTCACCGAACAGATGCTCAAGCAGTTCATCCGTCGCGTACACAAATCCAGCATCTTCACACCCAGCCCGCGCATCGTCATTTGCGTGCCATGTGGCTCTACACAGGTTGAACGCCGCGCCATCCGCGAATCCGCTTACGGCGCAGGCGCACGTCGCGTGGAGTTGATCGAAGAGCCGATGGCCGCAGCGATCGGTGCCGATCTGCCGGTGGAAGATGCGACTGGCTCGATGGTGGTGGACATCGGCGGCGGCACGACCGAAGTTGGCGTGATCTCGCTGGGCGGCGCGGTGTACTCCGGTTCCGTGCGCGTCGGCGGAGACAAGTTCGACGAAGCCATCATCAACTACATCCGCCGTAACTATGGCATGTTGATCGGCGAAACCACGGCCGAAGACATCAAGAAAAAGATCGGCTCGGCCTTCCCCGGCTCCGAAGTTCGCGAGATGGAGGTCAAAGGCCGCAACCTAGCCGAAGGCGTGCCACGTAGCTTCACCATCTCCAGCAACGAAATTCTGGAAGCTCTGACTGATCCGCTCAACAGCATCGTCAGTGCTGTGAAGACCGCGCTGGAACAGACTCCGCCGGAACTGGGTGCGGACATCGCTAGCAAGGGCATGGTGTTGACCGGTGGCGGTGCGCTACTGCGCGACATCGACCGTCTGTTGATGGAAGAGACCGGCCTGCCGGTGCTGATTGCCGACGATCCGCTGACTTGCGTTGCGCGTGGCTCGGGCAAAGCGCTGGACCGCATGGACAAGTTCAGTAGCATCTTCACTACCGACTGA